From a region of the Pukyongiella litopenaei genome:
- a CDS encoding universal stress protein, producing MRKFLVVLDDSRECLNAMRYAAMRAAHTGGGVQVLSIIPPDEFNHWIGVAEVMREEARERIHAHYEVFAKWMRDRQKVDPELVIREGEMVPEIIAQVKDDPEIGVLVLGAGTDRKGPGPLVSQLSRSSGSLPIPITIVPGDLSKEKLQAIT from the coding sequence ATGCGCAAGTTCCTGGTGGTGCTGGATGACAGCCGCGAATGCCTGAACGCGATGCGGTACGCCGCGATGCGGGCAGCGCATACCGGTGGCGGGGTGCAGGTCCTGTCGATCATCCCGCCCGATGAATTCAATCACTGGATCGGCGTCGCCGAGGTCATGCGCGAAGAGGCGCGTGAACGCATCCACGCCCATTACGAAGTCTTTGCCAAGTGGATGAGGGATCGCCAGAAGGTGGACCCCGAACTGGTCATCCGCGAGGGCGAAATGGTCCCCGAGATCATCGCGCAGGTAAAGGACGACCCGGAAATCGGCGTGCTGGTGCTGGGGGCGGGGACCGACCGCAAGGGGCCGGGGCCGCTGGTGTCGCAGCTGTCGCGCAGTTCCGGGTCGCTGCCGATCCCGATCACCATCGTGCCGGGCGATCTGAGCAAGGAAAAGCTCCAGGCGATCACCTGA
- a CDS encoding branched-chain amino acid aminotransferase: MATGRNILTWFDGSWHDGDVAVISAADHGAWLGSGVFDGARSVNGLAPDLAPHCARVNRSAEALMLTPTVKTADMVDIVREGLTAYDPAVAVYIRPMYWGIDGDGTAIVPQAGKTGFAICLEEIPMAPADVTATLGRTRFHRPVMEDAVVNAKAGCLYPNNARMLVDVRSRGFSNALVADALGNVAETATANIFMVRDGEVFTPIANGTFLSGITRARHISNLRADGVTVHECVLGFEDFEAADEVFMSGNMNKVTPVTRFEDSSYQVGPVTRRVRELYWDWAASAG; this comes from the coding sequence ATGGCAACCGGCAGGAACATCCTCACCTGGTTCGACGGCAGCTGGCACGACGGCGACGTGGCGGTGATATCGGCGGCCGATCACGGCGCCTGGCTGGGATCGGGCGTGTTCGACGGGGCGCGTTCCGTCAACGGGCTTGCCCCCGATCTCGCCCCCCATTGCGCGCGCGTGAACCGTTCGGCCGAGGCGCTGATGCTGACCCCGACCGTCAAAACCGCCGACATGGTCGACATCGTGCGCGAGGGGCTGACGGCCTATGACCCCGCGGTCGCGGTCTATATCAGGCCGATGTACTGGGGCATCGACGGCGATGGCACGGCCATCGTTCCGCAGGCCGGCAAGACGGGGTTCGCCATCTGCCTCGAAGAGATCCCGATGGCCCCCGCCGATGTCACCGCGACGCTGGGGCGGACGCGGTTCCACCGCCCGGTCATGGAGGACGCGGTGGTCAACGCCAAGGCGGGCTGCCTCTATCCCAACAACGCGCGGATGCTGGTGGACGTGCGGTCGCGCGGGTTTTCCAACGCGCTGGTGGCCGATGCGCTGGGCAACGTGGCCGAAACCGCCACCGCCAATATCTTCATGGTCCGGGATGGCGAGGTGTTCACCCCGATCGCCAACGGCACCTTCCTGTCGGGCATCACCCGGGCGCGGCATATCTCGAACCTGCGCGCCGACGGGGTAACGGTGCATGAATGCGTGCTGGGCTTCGAGGATTTCGAAGCCGCGGACGAAGTGTTCATGTCCGGCAACATGAACAAGGTGACACCGGTGACGCGGTTCGAGGACAGCTCGTATCAGGTGGGGCCGGTCACCCGGCGGGTGCGCGAGCTCTACTGGGACTGGGCCGCCTCGGCCGGATAA
- a CDS encoding glycine zipper family protein: MTLAAGALFGLTAACTDTGANYQPIIDGPVGPNYNNDLAQCQQLAASKPVLDSGSAGQAAIGAGVGAATAAIVEDTGSNIGKGAAVGALVGLTSNAINNDQQRANIVKSCMRSRGYNVVG, translated from the coding sequence ATGACACTTGCAGCCGGGGCGCTGTTCGGATTGACGGCCGCCTGCACCGACACCGGTGCCAATTATCAGCCGATCATCGACGGGCCGGTCGGCCCGAACTACAACAATGACCTGGCCCAGTGCCAGCAGCTCGCCGCGAGCAAGCCGGTCCTGGACAGCGGGTCCGCGGGCCAGGCCGCGATCGGCGCCGGCGTCGGCGCGGCCACCGCGGCCATCGTCGAGGATACTGGCTCGAATATCGGCAAGGGCGCCGCCGTGGGCGCGCTGGTCGGCCTGACATCGAATGCGATCAACAACGACCAGCAGCGGGCGAATATCGTCAAGAGCTGCATGCGCAGCCGCGGCTACAACGTCGTCGGCTGA
- a CDS encoding exodeoxyribonuclease III, whose product MPFTIATWNINSVRLREPIVLKLLEDEAPDVLCLQECKSPVDKIPREGFAALGYTHLLARGQKGYNGVAILSRLPIEDAGDRDFAGLGHARHVAGRLENGVVIHNFYVPAGGDVPDREVNEKFGQKLDYLTGMRDWFHADRPQRSILVGDLNIAPREDDVWSHKQLLKVVSHTPVEVEQLGQTQDAGGWVDITRQDIPDGQLYSWWSYRARDWSAADKGRRLDHVWATSDIAGAGHSSRILRDARGWEKPSDHAPVFATFDL is encoded by the coding sequence ATGCCCTTCACCATCGCCACCTGGAACATCAACTCGGTCCGCCTGCGCGAACCCATCGTGTTGAAGCTGCTGGAGGACGAGGCCCCCGACGTGCTCTGCCTTCAGGAATGCAAATCGCCGGTGGACAAGATCCCGCGCGAGGGGTTTGCCGCGCTGGGATATACCCACCTGCTGGCGCGGGGGCAAAAGGGGTATAACGGCGTGGCGATCCTGTCGCGGCTGCCGATCGAGGACGCGGGCGACCGGGATTTCGCCGGGCTGGGCCATGCCCGCCACGTCGCGGGACGCCTGGAAAACGGTGTGGTGATCCACAATTTCTATGTCCCGGCCGGCGGCGATGTGCCCGACCGCGAGGTGAACGAGAAATTCGGCCAGAAGCTCGACTACCTCACCGGGATGCGCGACTGGTTTCACGCCGACCGCCCGCAGCGGTCGATCCTGGTCGGGGATCTGAACATCGCCCCGCGCGAGGACGATGTCTGGTCGCATAAGCAACTGTTGAAGGTTGTCAGCCACACGCCGGTCGAGGTGGAGCAGCTCGGCCAGACGCAGGACGCCGGGGGCTGGGTGGATATCACCCGGCAGGATATTCCCGACGGCCAGCTCTACAGCTGGTGGTCCTATCGCGCGCGCGACTGGTCGGCGGCGGACAAGGGCCGCAGGCTCGATCACGTCTGGGCCACCTCCGATATCGCCGGCGCGGGCCATTCCAGCCGCATCCTGCGCGACGCCCGCGGCTGGGAAAAACCCAGCGACCACGCGCCGGTTTTTGCCACGTTCGACCTGTGA
- a CDS encoding thioredoxin family protein, whose amino-acid sequence MIELQGTAAGDAELIKDTTEAAFMADVIEASREQPVIVDFWAPWCEPCKQLGPMLEDAVRAAKGAVRMVKLNVDEAQMIAGQLQIQSIPTVFAFFQGQPVDGFQGALPGSEIKAFIDRVVKMAGGEAPGDQIAQVIEQAETLLADGAAVEAAQAFAAVLAQDQANAAAYGGLVRTHVALGDLEQAEAILNGAPAEISSSAELEAAHAQIELARQAADAGPLGDLLAAVEAEPGNLQARFDLATALHAAGRVDEAVDQLLDLFRRDREWNDGAAKTQLFTIFEALKPNDPVALNGRRRLSSMIFA is encoded by the coding sequence ATGATCGAATTGCAGGGGACCGCCGCGGGGGATGCGGAACTCATCAAGGACACGACCGAAGCCGCGTTCATGGCAGACGTGATCGAGGCCTCGCGTGAGCAGCCGGTGATCGTGGATTTCTGGGCGCCGTGGTGCGAGCCGTGCAAGCAGCTCGGCCCGATGCTCGAGGATGCCGTGCGCGCCGCCAAGGGTGCCGTCCGGATGGTCAAGCTGAACGTGGACGAGGCGCAGATGATCGCCGGGCAGCTTCAGATCCAGTCGATCCCGACCGTGTTCGCCTTTTTCCAGGGCCAGCCGGTGGACGGGTTCCAGGGCGCGCTGCCGGGGTCCGAGATCAAGGCGTTCATCGACCGGGTGGTCAAGATGGCCGGAGGCGAAGCGCCGGGCGACCAGATCGCGCAGGTGATCGAACAGGCGGAAACGCTGCTCGCCGACGGTGCCGCCGTCGAGGCGGCACAGGCCTTTGCCGCGGTGCTCGCGCAGGATCAGGCGAACGCGGCGGCCTATGGCGGGCTGGTGCGGACCCATGTGGCGCTGGGCGATCTGGAACAGGCCGAGGCGATCCTGAACGGCGCTCCGGCCGAGATTTCGTCATCGGCGGAACTGGAAGCCGCCCATGCGCAGATCGAACTGGCCCGGCAGGCCGCGGATGCGGGCCCGCTGGGCGATTTGCTCGCCGCGGTCGAGGCCGAGCCCGGCAATCTCCAGGCCCGGTTCGACCTGGCGACCGCGCTGCATGCCGCGGGCCGCGTCGATGAGGCGGTTGACCAGCTGCTCGACCTGTTCCGGCGCGACCGAGAATGGAATGACGGCGCGGCCAAGACGCAGCTCTTCACCATCTTCGAGGCGCTCAAGCCCAATGATCCGGTGGCGCTGAACGGCCGGCGGCGGCTCAGTTCGATGATCTTTGCCTGA